From the genome of Methylomonas sp. UP202, one region includes:
- the sufU gene encoding Fe-S cluster assembly sulfur transfer protein SufU encodes MFEDLRDLYQEVIFDHNRNPRNFRIMEEANRRVDGFNPLCGDKLTLFLKIDDHVIQDASFQGSGCAISTASVSLMTEIIKGLTEDEAEALFKQFHEMTTGKTEDVNLEAIGKLAVLAGVREYPARVKCATLAWHTLDAALKNEAQSVSTE; translated from the coding sequence ATGTTTGAAGACTTACGCGACCTATACCAAGAGGTCATATTCGACCACAACCGTAATCCGCGCAATTTCCGCATCATGGAAGAGGCCAATCGGCGGGTGGATGGTTTTAACCCTTTGTGCGGCGACAAGTTGACCTTGTTCTTGAAGATTGACGACCATGTGATTCAGGATGCCAGTTTTCAAGGCTCCGGTTGCGCGATCTCCACCGCGTCGGTGTCGCTGATGACCGAAATCATCAAGGGTTTGACCGAAGACGAGGCCGAAGCCTTGTTCAAGCAATTCCACGAAATGACCACCGGCAAGACCGAAGACGTCAATCTGGAAGCGATCGGCAAGTTGGCGGTACTGGCCGGCGTGCGCGAATACCCGGCCCGAGTCAAATGCGCGACGCTGGCTTGGCATACCTTGGATGCCGCTCTGAAAAACGAAGCCCAGTCGGTTTCGACGGAATAG
- the prfB gene encoding peptide chain release factor 2: MLEINPIKYKIADLRERTAGLKTYLDFDTKSERLVEVLRELEDPAIWNKPEQAQAMGKERAMLEGIVNTIKDLEQGLNDAEELLAMAVEENDEDTVETVATDLETYEKQVAGLEFQRMFAGEMDPNNAFLDIQAGSGGTEAQDWASMIERMYLRWGEAKGFKTELIEESPGDVAGIKSATIKFEGPYAFGWLRTETGVHRLVRKSPFDSGNRRHTSFASVFVSPEIDDDIEIDINPADLRIDVYRASGAGGQHVNRTESAVRITHNPSGIVTQCQSDRSQHKNKDTAMKQLKAKLYEMEMLKRNEGLQAIEDSKSDIGWGSQIRSYVLDQSRIKDLRTNVETGNTQAVLDGALDQFIEASLKSGL; this comes from the coding sequence ATGCTAGAAATTAATCCTATCAAATACAAGATTGCCGATTTGCGCGAACGCACCGCCGGGCTGAAAACCTATCTGGATTTCGATACCAAAAGCGAGCGGCTGGTCGAAGTATTGCGGGAACTGGAAGACCCGGCCATTTGGAACAAGCCCGAGCAAGCGCAGGCGATGGGCAAGGAAAGGGCTATGCTGGAAGGCATCGTCAATACCATCAAGGACCTGGAGCAAGGGCTGAACGACGCCGAAGAATTATTGGCGATGGCGGTCGAGGAAAACGACGAAGACACCGTCGAAACCGTCGCTACCGATCTGGAAACTTACGAGAAACAAGTCGCCGGTCTGGAATTCCAGCGTATGTTCGCCGGGGAAATGGACCCGAACAACGCGTTTTTGGACATTCAGGCCGGTTCCGGCGGCACCGAGGCGCAGGATTGGGCCTCGATGATAGAACGCATGTATTTGCGCTGGGGCGAGGCCAAGGGCTTCAAGACCGAACTGATCGAAGAATCGCCGGGCGACGTGGCCGGCATCAAGAGCGCGACGATCAAATTCGAAGGCCCTTACGCCTTCGGCTGGTTGCGCACCGAAACCGGCGTGCATCGATTGGTGCGCAAATCGCCGTTCGACTCCGGCAACCGCCGCCACACCTCGTTTGCGTCGGTGTTCGTATCGCCGGAAATCGACGACGACATCGAAATCGACATCAACCCAGCCGATTTGCGCATCGACGTGTACCGCGCTAGCGGCGCCGGTGGTCAGCACGTCAACCGGACCGAATCGGCGGTTAGGATTACGCATAACCCCAGCGGCATCGTCACCCAATGCCAAAGCGATCGTTCGCAGCACAAGAACAAAGACACCGCGATGAAGCAGCTGAAAGCCAAGCTGTACGAGATGGAAATGCTGAAACGCAACGAAGGTTTACAGGCGATCGAAGACTCCAAATCCGACATCGGCTGGGGCAGCCAGATTCGGTCTTACGTACTGGACCAATCCCGCATCAAGGACCTGCGCACCAATGTCGAAACCGGCAATACCCAGGCGGTTCTGGACGGCGCGCTGGATCAGTTTATCGAAGCTAGCTTGAAAAGCGGCTTGTAA
- a CDS encoding cysteine desulfurase yields MSIFPVEQVRADFPILGEKIRNKPLVYLDNAASCQKPQAVIDAIVHTYSREYANIHRGVHTLSVKATDKFEGAREKVRAFINAKSDKEIIFVRGATEAINLVAQSYGKSQLNAGDEIVISAMEHHANIVPWQMLYEQIGAVLKVAPMDQAGELLFDEFEKLLNAKTKLVAITQMSNALGTINPVENIIAAAHARNIPVLLDGAQAIPHMAVDVQALDCDFYVFSGHKLYGPSGVGVLYGKQALLEAMPPYQGGGDMIRTVTFEKTTYAGLPHKFEAGTPAIAEIIGLGAAIDYVAAVGVANIAAYEAELLAYATEQAQQIKGLNIIGQAAHKGGILSFTLNRIHPHDIGTMLDSLGIAIRAGHHCAMPVMDFYGVPATARASFAMYNTRQEIDVLMQGIKSLIEVFG; encoded by the coding sequence ATGAGCATATTTCCAGTAGAACAAGTCCGCGCCGATTTTCCTATCCTCGGCGAGAAAATTCGCAACAAGCCCTTGGTTTATCTGGACAACGCCGCCAGTTGCCAAAAACCGCAAGCGGTGATCGATGCCATCGTTCATACCTATAGTCGCGAATACGCCAACATCCATCGCGGCGTGCACACCTTAAGTGTCAAAGCCACGGATAAGTTTGAAGGTGCTCGGGAGAAAGTCAGGGCCTTCATCAACGCCAAAAGCGACAAGGAGATTATCTTCGTGCGCGGCGCGACAGAAGCGATCAATTTGGTCGCGCAAAGTTACGGCAAGTCGCAATTGAACGCCGGCGACGAGATCGTCATCAGCGCGATGGAGCATCACGCCAATATCGTGCCTTGGCAGATGCTGTACGAGCAGATCGGCGCGGTGTTGAAAGTCGCGCCGATGGACCAAGCCGGCGAATTGCTGTTCGACGAATTCGAAAAGTTGCTGAACGCCAAGACCAAGCTGGTGGCGATTACTCAAATGTCCAATGCGCTGGGCACGATCAATCCGGTCGAAAACATCATCGCCGCCGCCCACGCCAGAAACATTCCGGTATTGCTCGACGGCGCGCAGGCGATTCCGCACATGGCGGTGGATGTGCAAGCGCTGGACTGCGATTTTTACGTGTTCTCCGGCCATAAGCTTTATGGCCCGTCCGGCGTCGGCGTGCTGTACGGCAAGCAAGCCTTGCTGGAAGCGATGCCGCCGTACCAGGGCGGCGGGGATATGATACGCACCGTCACCTTCGAAAAAACCACTTACGCCGGCTTGCCGCATAAGTTCGAGGCCGGCACGCCGGCCATCGCCGAAATCATTGGTTTGGGGGCGGCCATTGATTACGTTGCGGCGGTCGGCGTTGCCAATATCGCGGCTTACGAAGCCGAGCTGCTGGCTTATGCCACCGAACAGGCGCAACAAATCAAGGGTTTAAACATCATCGGTCAGGCGGCCCACAAGGGCGGCATCTTATCGTTCACGCTGAATCGGATTCATCCTCACGACATCGGCACCATGCTGGACAGTTTGGGCATTGCGATACGTGCGGGTCATCATTGCGCGATGCCGGTGATGGACTTTTACGGCGTGCCGGCCACGGCGCGCGCCTCGTTCGCCATGTACAATACCCGCCAAGAAATCGACGTATTGATGCAAGGCATCAAATCCTTAATAGAGGTGTTTGGCTAA
- the sufB gene encoding Fe-S cluster assembly protein SufB: protein MSATAQEIEQLISQEYKQGFVTELEVDTFPPGLDEDVIRRLSKVKNEPEFMLEYRLKAFRHWQTMPAPDWAQIKIDPIDYQAISYYSAPKSKKAGPKSLDEVDPELLDTYKKLGIPLDEQERLAGIAVDAVFDSVSVATTFKGKLKDAGVIFCPISEALQEHPDLVKQYLGTVVPVGDNFFAALNSAVFTDGSFVYIPKGVRCPMELSTYFRINAANTGQFERTLIIADEGSHVSYLEGCTAPMRDENQLHAAVVELVALDNAQIKYSTVQNWYPGDKDGKGGIYNFVTKRAECRGRNAKVSWTQVETGSAITWKYPSCVLLGDDSVGEFYSVALTNNLQQADTGTKMIHIGKNTRSTIVSKGISAGRAQNTYRGLVKVAKSAENARNHTQCDSLLVGDKCGAHTFPYVEVKQPTAQVEHEATTSKISEDQLFFCQQRGLSAEDAVSMIVNGFCKEVFKELPMEFAVEAQALLGISLEGAVG, encoded by the coding sequence ATGTCCGCAACCGCCCAAGAAATCGAACAACTGATCAGTCAGGAATACAAGCAAGGCTTCGTCACTGAATTGGAGGTCGACACCTTTCCGCCCGGTCTCGACGAAGACGTGATCCGCAGGCTGTCCAAGGTGAAGAACGAACCGGAATTCATGCTGGAATACCGTTTGAAAGCCTTTCGCCACTGGCAAACCATGCCGGCGCCGGATTGGGCTCAGATCAAGATCGATCCTATCGATTATCAAGCCATCAGCTATTACTCGGCGCCGAAGTCCAAAAAGGCCGGACCGAAGTCTCTGGACGAAGTTGACCCGGAATTGTTGGATACCTATAAAAAGCTCGGCATACCGCTCGACGAACAAGAACGTCTGGCCGGCATCGCAGTCGATGCCGTGTTTGACAGCGTATCGGTTGCCACCACGTTTAAAGGCAAGTTGAAAGACGCCGGCGTGATTTTCTGCCCGATTTCCGAAGCGTTGCAAGAACATCCGGACTTGGTTAAGCAATACCTCGGTACCGTGGTGCCGGTCGGCGACAACTTTTTCGCCGCGTTGAATTCAGCGGTATTCACCGACGGGTCTTTCGTTTACATTCCCAAAGGCGTGCGTTGTCCGATGGAGTTATCGACCTATTTCCGGATCAATGCCGCCAACACCGGCCAATTCGAAAGAACCTTGATCATCGCCGACGAAGGCTCGCACGTGTCGTATTTGGAAGGCTGTACCGCGCCGATGCGAGACGAAAATCAGCTGCACGCGGCGGTTGTCGAATTGGTCGCGCTGGACAATGCACAAATCAAATATTCCACCGTGCAAAACTGGTATCCGGGCGATAAAGACGGCAAAGGTGGCATCTACAACTTCGTGACCAAGCGAGCCGAGTGCCGTGGCCGCAATGCTAAGGTATCGTGGACCCAGGTCGAAACCGGCTCGGCGATCACCTGGAAATACCCGAGCTGCGTGTTGTTGGGCGACGATTCGGTCGGCGAGTTTTATTCGGTGGCCTTGACCAACAACCTACAACAGGCCGATACCGGCACCAAGATGATCCACATCGGCAAAAACACTAGAAGTACCATTGTGTCGAAAGGGATTTCCGCCGGTCGGGCGCAAAATACCTATCGCGGCTTGGTGAAAGTCGCCAAATCCGCCGAGAACGCCCGCAATCACACCCAGTGCGACTCGTTGCTGGTTGGCGATAAATGCGGCGCGCATACCTTTCCTTACGTGGAGGTAAAGCAGCCGACCGCGCAGGTCGAGCATGAAGCTACGACATCCAAAATCAGCGAAGATCAATTGTTCTTCTGTCAGCAGCGCGGTTTGTCCGCCGAAGATGCGGTATCGATGATTGTGAATGGGTTTTGTAAGGAAGTGTTCAAGGAATTGCCGATGGAGTTTGCGGTTGAGGCACAGGCTTTGTTAGGGATTAGCCTTGAAGGAGCTGTTGGTTAA
- the sufC gene encoding Fe-S cluster assembly ATPase SufC, with amino-acid sequence MLSIKNLHVTINDKPILKGLTLDINPGEVHAVMGPNGAGKSTLSHVLSGKPGYEVTAGSVTYNGKDLLDMAPEIRAREGVFLAFQYPVEIPGVSNIYLLKAALNAMRRHRGLPEVDAMDFLTLVKGKVKLLQMDEKFLYRAVNEGFSGGEKKRNEILQAAILEPNLCILDETDSGLDIDALRIVSEGVNSLRNAERSFLMITHYQRLLDYVKPDVVHVLADGKIVKSGGPELALELEEKGYSWLEGQAA; translated from the coding sequence ATGCTCAGCATCAAAAATCTCCACGTAACCATCAACGACAAACCTATTTTAAAAGGCTTGACCCTGGATATAAACCCAGGCGAAGTCCATGCTGTCATGGGCCCTAACGGCGCCGGCAAGAGTACCTTGTCGCACGTGCTGTCCGGCAAGCCGGGGTATGAAGTGACCGCCGGCAGCGTGACCTATAACGGCAAGGATTTACTGGACATGGCCCCGGAAATTCGTGCCCGCGAAGGGGTGTTTCTGGCCTTCCAATATCCGGTCGAGATTCCCGGCGTCAGCAATATTTATCTGCTCAAAGCGGCGCTGAACGCGATGCGCAGGCATCGCGGCTTGCCGGAGGTCGATGCGATGGACTTTCTGACTTTGGTGAAAGGTAAGGTCAAATTGCTGCAGATGGACGAGAAGTTCTTGTATCGCGCGGTCAACGAAGGCTTTTCAGGCGGCGAGAAGAAACGTAACGAAATCCTGCAGGCGGCGATCCTGGAGCCGAATTTGTGCATCCTCGATGAAACCGATTCCGGTTTGGACATCGACGCGCTGCGTATCGTCTCCGAAGGCGTCAATTCCTTGCGTAACGCCGAGCGCTCCTTCCTGATGATTACTCACTACCAACGCTTGCTCGATTACGTTAAACCCGACGTGGTGCATGTGCTGGCGGACGGCAAGATCGTTAAATCCGGCGGGCCGGAGCTGGCGCTGGAATTGGAAGAAAAAGGCTACAGTTGGCTGGAAGGGCAGGCGGCATGA
- a CDS encoding non-heme iron oxygenase ferredoxin subunit, with protein MTEWIDVVAESAMADREHVVVDIDGDDVAVFKIDGRFYAIADVCTHDGAEIASGELDGDEIVCPRHGARFCVKTGQVKCAPAYEDVETFPVRIVGGVVQVSRRD; from the coding sequence ATGACGGAATGGATAGACGTGGTGGCGGAATCGGCGATGGCCGACCGCGAGCATGTGGTGGTCGATATCGACGGCGACGACGTGGCGGTCTTTAAAATCGACGGTCGGTTTTACGCGATTGCCGATGTGTGTACCCACGACGGAGCCGAAATCGCCAGCGGCGAGCTGGACGGCGACGAGATCGTTTGTCCTCGCCACGGTGCCCGATTTTGCGTCAAGACCGGCCAAGTCAAATGCGCGCCGGCTTACGAAGATGTCGAGACCTTCCCGGTCAGGATAGTCGGCGGCGTGGTGCAAGTCAGCCGCCGGGACTGA
- a CDS encoding class I SAM-dependent methyltransferase: MNGITLDADRAQIDNCHYFLTIRDGCLKLLDKQTLKKGGLTVEIDPRPGEQHSYPAPKKDLLAQAVGKKTLNVIDATCGWAQDSLALFRMGYQVTCIERSPVMAALIQDGFERLAQKDWVRRRELSPPTLLIGNAIALLADLPEAPDCIYLDPMFPAKKKQSAATRKSMAILRDILGDDLDRQALFDAAWAATGKRVVVKSPDHAEPLGGKPSQSFQGKLLRYDVYLK, translated from the coding sequence TTGAATGGGATCACCCTGGACGCCGACAGAGCACAAATCGACAATTGCCATTATTTCTTAACCATCCGCGACGGCTGCTTGAAATTGCTGGACAAACAAACTCTGAAAAAAGGCGGGCTGACCGTCGAGATCGATCCGCGCCCCGGCGAGCAGCATTCCTATCCGGCTCCGAAAAAAGACTTGCTGGCTCAGGCAGTCGGCAAGAAAACGCTTAACGTGATCGACGCAACCTGTGGCTGGGCGCAAGATAGCTTGGCGTTGTTTCGGATGGGTTATCAAGTGACTTGCATCGAGCGTTCGCCGGTGATGGCGGCCTTGATTCAGGACGGCTTCGAGCGGCTGGCGCAAAAAGATTGGGTGCGACGGCGCGAACTCTCGCCCCCGACGTTATTGATAGGCAACGCGATCGCATTGCTGGCCGATCTTCCGGAAGCGCCGGACTGTATCTATCTCGATCCGATGTTCCCAGCCAAGAAAAAGCAGAGCGCGGCCACGCGTAAATCCATGGCGATCCTGCGCGATATCTTGGGCGACGACCTGGATAGACAAGCCTTGTTCGATGCGGCATGGGCGGCAACCGGCAAGCGGGTCGTCGTCAAGAGTCCGGACCATGCCGAGCCGTTGGGCGGCAAACCGAGCCAAAGTTTTCAGGGTAAGTTGCTGCGTTACGATGTCTATTTGAAATGA
- the sufD gene encoding Fe-S cluster assembly protein SufD, with protein sequence MMSKTSHDPYLTAYPALADSLPGRDLPWLQTLRGEALQAFGERGFPGHREEEWRYTDLSALSKTVFAPTTGQAIDVVWLNQYRLDDAISVVLVNGRFAADLSRIDADAGAVTVSSLARLLTETPAVLEGRLGQAVATAEHSLVAFNNAWFGDGVVIEVAAKQTLDKPVQILHVVTEANALAATRNLFIVNDQADAVFIETYVGSVDSYFSASVNECLLGRNAGLTLYKVQLEAEKARHFGGTYVKQAPDSRFVHHNFALGSLLARSDIHSDLDKASECTLNGLFVASGRQHLDNHTRINHLQPHGISREYYKGVLDNRARGVFQGRVIVAEGAQHTDSEMNNRNLLLSADAEVDTKPQLEIYNDDVKCSHGVTVGQLEEKSVFYLQSRGVDEATARNILTFAFANEMVDKVENAELRGLLLKELLQRFPAISL encoded by the coding sequence ATGATGAGCAAAACAAGCCACGATCCTTATTTGACGGCCTATCCGGCCTTGGCCGATAGTTTGCCCGGTCGGGATCTGCCGTGGTTGCAAACGCTTCGCGGCGAGGCTTTGCAAGCGTTCGGCGAACGCGGTTTTCCCGGTCATCGCGAGGAAGAATGGCGCTATACCGACCTGTCGGCGCTGAGTAAAACCGTGTTCGCGCCGACGACTGGCCAAGCGATCGACGTCGTATGGTTGAATCAATATCGGCTGGATGATGCCATTAGCGTGGTCTTGGTTAACGGTCGCTTCGCGGCGGATCTGTCGCGCATCGACGCCGATGCCGGCGCGGTGACCGTGTCCAGCCTCGCGCGCTTGTTGACCGAAACCCCGGCGGTCCTGGAAGGGAGATTGGGTCAGGCGGTGGCGACCGCCGAGCACAGCTTGGTGGCGTTCAATAACGCCTGGTTTGGCGACGGCGTCGTGATTGAAGTTGCGGCGAAGCAGACGCTGGACAAACCGGTGCAGATTCTGCACGTCGTGACCGAAGCCAATGCGCTGGCGGCGACGCGCAACCTGTTCATCGTTAACGACCAGGCGGACGCCGTTTTTATCGAAACCTATGTCGGCAGCGTAGACAGTTATTTCAGTGCCTCGGTCAACGAGTGTCTGCTAGGCCGCAACGCCGGCTTGACGCTGTACAAGGTGCAACTGGAAGCCGAAAAAGCCCGGCATTTTGGCGGTACTTACGTCAAACAAGCGCCGGACAGCCGCTTTGTTCACCACAACTTTGCGCTCGGTAGCCTGTTGGCGCGGAGCGACATTCACAGCGATTTGGACAAAGCCTCGGAATGCACTTTAAATGGCTTGTTCGTCGCCAGCGGCCGCCAGCATCTGGACAACCATACCCGCATCAACCACTTGCAGCCGCACGGTATCAGCCGCGAATATTACAAAGGCGTGCTGGATAACCGGGCGCGCGGCGTGTTTCAGGGCCGGGTGATTGTCGCCGAGGGCGCGCAACACACCGATTCGGAGATGAATAATCGCAATCTGCTGTTATCCGCGGATGCAGAGGTGGATACCAAACCGCAGTTGGAGATTTACAACGACGACGTCAAGTGTTCGCACGGCGTGACGGTCGGCCAGTTGGAGGAAAAGTCGGTGTTCTATTTGCAATCGCGTGGTGTCGATGAGGCAACCGCGCGGAATATTTTGACCTTTGCGTTTGCCAACGAGATGGTCGATAAGGTCGAAAATGCCGAGTTGAGAGGTTTGTTGCTGAAAGAATTGTTACAGCGGTTTCCGGCGATCAGTTTATAA
- a CDS encoding SUF system Fe-S cluster assembly regulator — MLKLSKLTDYATVILSVIARDQSRVHVALELSRITGIALPTVSKILKILTKAGVLASVRGAKGGYSLAREPERISVATVISALEGPIALTECTVSHKGCDQASGCRIQGRWHLLNDRIAQALESVSLADMIVPFKPPEEVTIPVSRLFR, encoded by the coding sequence ATGTTGAAGCTTAGTAAGTTGACCGACTACGCAACCGTGATACTTAGCGTGATCGCGCGGGACCAATCCCGCGTACATGTGGCCTTAGAGCTGTCTAGGATCACGGGGATTGCGCTGCCCACGGTCAGTAAAATCTTGAAGATATTAACCAAGGCCGGCGTACTTGCTTCCGTTCGAGGTGCGAAAGGCGGCTATTCGTTGGCCAGGGAGCCGGAACGGATTTCGGTGGCTACCGTCATCAGTGCCTTGGAGGGGCCGATCGCCTTGACCGAATGTACCGTTTCTCACAAAGGTTGCGATCAAGCCAGCGGTTGTCGGATTCAAGGCAGGTGGCACCTGCTGAACGACCGGATCGCTCAAGCGTTGGAGTCGGTTTCGTTAGCCGACATGATCGTTCCGTTCAAACCGCCCGAAGAAGTCACGATACCCGTGAGTCGTTTATTCCGTTAA
- a CDS encoding Uma2 family endonuclease, protein MVAVFPQKHLTDIAEWHRMGEAGIFPPESRLELIEGEILTMSPIGFNHASHVSRLTRHFIRSLDDGVSVRIQSPIQLGDLSEPEPDLVLVKPDTDDYTTRHPNAADVLLLIEVSDSTLRFDRTQKLRLYATHGITEYWIVNLIDQCLEVYRQPQDGDYLNQSVLTTADSIDLVALPALRVSVAAIL, encoded by the coding sequence ATGGTCGCCGTTTTTCCGCAAAAACACCTCACCGACATCGCCGAATGGCATCGCATGGGCGAAGCCGGCATTTTTCCGCCCGAAAGCCGACTGGAACTGATTGAAGGAGAAATTCTCACCATGTCACCAATAGGGTTTAATCATGCCAGTCATGTCAGTCGCTTAACTCGCCATTTCATCCGATCACTGGATGACGGCGTATCGGTTCGCATACAAAGCCCCATTCAATTGGGAGACTTGTCCGAACCGGAACCCGATCTGGTTCTGGTTAAACCCGATACCGACGACTACACCACCCGCCATCCCAACGCCGCCGACGTGCTCTTGCTGATAGAAGTCTCCGACAGCACACTGCGCTTCGACCGCACTCAAAAACTTCGCCTGTATGCCACCCACGGTATTACCGAATACTGGATCGTCAACCTGATCGACCAGTGCCTGGAAGTGTATCGGCAACCGCAAGACGGCGACTATCTGAATCAATCCGTGCTGACAACCGCCGATAGCATCGACTTGGTGGCGTTACCGGCGCTTCGGGTATCGGTCGCGGCTATTTTATAA
- the lgt gene encoding prolipoprotein diacylglyceryl transferase — protein sequence MHHLIWNIDPILFDIGFVKIRWYGLMFAMGFVGSFLTMQWMYQREGKNVEELDTLLWYMVIATILGARLGHTLLYDPAYYLSHPLKILAIWEGGLASHGATLGIILALYLYRRRYGDGFFWLLDRVSIPTALAGALIRIGNFFNSEILGTPSEQPWAVVFSRIDPLPRHPVQLYEAACYLAIYAICLTIYRKHADKPGFSFGCFLTLLFSVRFGLEYFKTEQAMYETAWAITTGQLLSIPFVLAGVACIVWSLKNRKAIAAA from the coding sequence ATGCACCACTTGATTTGGAATATCGACCCGATTCTGTTCGATATCGGCTTTGTGAAAATTCGCTGGTACGGCCTGATGTTTGCGATGGGCTTCGTCGGCAGCTTCTTGACGATGCAGTGGATGTACCAACGTGAGGGTAAGAATGTCGAAGAACTGGACACGCTGCTGTGGTACATGGTGATCGCGACGATACTCGGGGCCAGGTTGGGCCACACGTTGCTTTACGACCCGGCCTACTATTTGTCGCACCCATTGAAAATACTGGCGATCTGGGAAGGCGGTTTGGCTAGCCACGGCGCGACGCTGGGCATCATATTGGCCTTGTACTTGTACCGGCGCCGTTACGGCGACGGATTCTTTTGGTTGCTGGATCGGGTCAGTATTCCGACCGCATTGGCCGGCGCGCTAATCCGCATCGGCAATTTTTTTAACTCGGAAATTCTCGGCACGCCCAGCGAACAGCCGTGGGCAGTGGTGTTCAGCCGGATCGATCCGCTGCCGAGGCATCCGGTGCAACTCTACGAAGCGGCCTGCTATTTGGCGATTTACGCGATCTGTTTGACGATTTATCGCAAGCATGCCGACAAGCCAGGCTTCTCGTTCGGTTGCTTTTTGACGCTGTTGTTCAGCGTGCGCTTTGGATTGGAATATTTCAAAACCGAGCAGGCGATGTACGAGACCGCGTGGGCTATCACCACCGGTCAACTGTTGAGCATTCCGTTTGTGCTGGCCGGGGTGGCGTGTATCGTCTGGAGTCTGAAAAACCGCAAAGCCATCGCGGCGGCGTAA
- a CDS encoding lipopolysaccharide biosynthesis protein, translating into MTQPKDQIRKNSIWVVIGKFAEQTSQFLFGIILARLLTPEDFGLVVAIQIFTGLAGFISGAGMGGALIQAKQVHAAHFQVVFTVQLLICCVIYALFYYSAPYLADYMRNPIYTDLIRVSALSFLTRPFLNVPRSKLIRDMKFNIITTNAIISGLATGIASITFAHYNHGVWSLIWGGLVGAITIIPLTIYFARLPLRIKYDYQIAKNLGIMGAKFTANDILVYLRNQAPNFIIGKTLGPYSVGLFNKGESLSAYPFSFIAASAYDTVFRALSSYQDNLDKSKYIFLRTITLVTTYTFPFYVGLLWTSEEFIITIFGEKWLPAAAPLQIISISRMFACIGNPSGAVLAAQNTLGAEIILQFVSLLTISAGCWYGTKQGDLTIISLALLPGIVFIHLTATLVAMNKIRVSLHNLLTALKPAIILNSLLFVELAVTAWALDRYQPNLEIKLRLFCLVTSGSAFYTFLFLALPIQSLKSEAEKWKGLLRIKKYKTA; encoded by the coding sequence ATGACTCAACCAAAAGATCAAATCCGAAAAAACAGCATTTGGGTGGTAATTGGGAAATTTGCCGAACAAACCAGTCAGTTCTTATTCGGTATAATACTCGCTAGATTATTAACCCCGGAAGATTTTGGCCTGGTAGTTGCCATCCAAATCTTCACGGGACTGGCGGGATTCATATCAGGCGCTGGCATGGGCGGCGCCCTAATCCAAGCAAAGCAAGTACATGCCGCCCATTTTCAAGTTGTATTTACAGTCCAATTGTTGATCTGCTGCGTCATCTATGCGTTATTCTACTATTCTGCTCCGTACTTGGCCGATTACATGCGGAATCCTATCTATACGGATCTAATTCGCGTATCCGCCTTGAGCTTCCTAACCAGACCATTCCTTAATGTACCTAGATCGAAATTAATTAGGGACATGAAGTTTAATATAATAACCACAAATGCAATAATAAGCGGACTAGCAACCGGTATTGCCAGCATAACTTTTGCTCATTACAATCACGGCGTATGGAGCCTAATATGGGGCGGGCTGGTCGGCGCTATAACCATAATCCCCCTTACAATTTATTTTGCAAGACTCCCGTTGCGCATTAAATACGATTACCAAATAGCCAAAAATCTCGGCATAATGGGGGCGAAGTTTACCGCAAACGATATTTTAGTTTATCTACGCAATCAAGCTCCAAATTTTATAATTGGAAAAACATTGGGCCCATATAGCGTCGGACTTTTTAACAAAGGCGAAAGCCTAAGCGCCTACCCATTTTCATTTATTGCCGCATCAGCATACGATACAGTTTTCAGAGCATTATCCTCCTATCAAGACAACCTGGATAAAAGTAAATATATCTTCCTAAGGACCATAACTTTAGTCACAACTTACACCTTCCCATTTTATGTAGGCCTACTCTGGACATCGGAAGAATTTATAATAACCATTTTCGGCGAAAAATGGTTGCCGGCCGCCGCTCCACTCCAAATAATTTCAATATCCAGAATGTTCGCATGCATAGGAAACCCATCTGGAGCCGTTCTTGCAGCCCAAAATACACTCGGCGCTGAAATAATACTTCAATTTGTCAGTCTGCTTACAATCAGCGCAGGCTGTTGGTACGGAACAAAACAAGGCGATTTAACCATAATATCTTTAGCATTGTTACCTGGCATTGTTTTTATACACCTTACCGCTACATTAGTAGCTATGAATAAAATTCGAGTTTCATTACACAACCTACTGACAGCATTGAAACCCGCAATAATTTTAAATAGCTTATTATTTGTCGAACTCGCCGTAACTGCATGGGCCCTGGATCGATACCAACCCAATTTGGAGATAAAATTACGGCTATTTTGTTTAGTAACATCCGGTAGCGCCTTTTACACTTTTTTGTTCCTAGCGCTACCTATCCAGTCGCTAAAATCGGAAGCGGAGAAATGGAAAGGGCTTTTGCGAATTAAAAAATATAAAACAGCATAA